CAAACAGAAAAAAGAAAAAAAATCACAACCGCCTCTCTCTCTCACGCGACTCGACGGCGATTCTTCTTCTCGATCTCTTCGACGCGACGCGACGGCGGCGACGCTCTCCGATTTTCTTTTATCATTTACGGTGATCATCTCACGAAAATTCGACTCTCCAAGGTATGATTCCTCTTCTTATGGTTTCTTATTTGGGGATTTCGATTTGTTGTTTGAATATTTGATGTTCCGAGTTCTTTTTGTTGATAATTTGTTCCGATTTGATATTGCTTCAAAGCTGAGTGGTGTGTGTTGTTCTTCGTTTTGTTATAGTTCTCTTGTTAATCTAAATTTTTTAGAATTTCATAGTTAAGAACACACACAAAAATTGTAGTTTTTTCTTATGCTTTAATCGTTATTATCAATGGTTTATGAAGAAAAAGTATAATTTTACTTTGTGTTTCGACTTGAAATTTTATTTAGTGTTTTGAATGTTTTATGTTCCTATTTCTTCTCTTATCAAACTTTAACTGTTTCATATTCAGTTTTTTTATTGAGTTTTACTGTGTCATTTGGTTAGATTAGATGATATGATACCGTTTCAAACCTCTGTTTTGATGTTTTAATTCTTTTGTTCCTCTAAAATCAGGTTAGCAGTTGTTAGATTATAATATCTTAAACTGAGTTGTGTAGTGAATTAGTCGTTAGTAGGGATGCGTTTGAAATGAGATTAACTTTGCTCATTAGGAGAATTTTGTACAATTATGTTGATGCCATCTTGAGTCGAAACTGGTGAAATTTGTAGCTCTTTCATTATGTCTTGATCTATTACACTACTCTTTCGTTGGTAGGCTCATGATTCCATTCATGACCATGTTGATTGCTTGTTTATGATGTTTCTTTGATATTTCGAGCTCTTTTTGTTGCTAATTTGATTTCCGGAAGTTTGAAACTGTTTTCGGGATATCTTTCCTGATTGGTTTCCATAATGCTATTGTAAGATTTGTTTATGTTCTTTGGGTTTCATTTTTTGTCGTAGCTTACGTCTGGGACTCCAATATACGGAAAGGGAGTGGTTATCTTCAAGTATCCATATGATCCAACCGTTGCCTTGGTTTACCTTTCTGCTGCCTTTCTCCTTGCATGCATCGTAGCTGGTATGTTCTCAAGTCTGTCTTGTTCAAAAAGCATCAGCTTCTTTGTCATCATCATTAGGAACACAAGCTTTTGAGGTAATGTATTCTGTTCTTTTCAACATAAAGTTGATTCTGTTGATTATGTGGGATTTGCTTTTGTCCGTGAGTGTTTTGTTTGTGAAAGCTTGTGGAATTTTTTTTAATCTTTTTTTTTGTTTTAGGAAGAATTTGTAGATATTCAGGAATGTCTTCCTGATTTTTGTTGAACTTGCACAGACTGACACATAGCCGATGGATGAGACGACTTTTAAACGCGGTGAAGCAAATCTTGATCAAGCAGCTGGAACTGTTGACAAAAAGGTAAGTTTTTAGTTTTCAAAATTAAAGTTAAGTATACAGCCTATATCAAAATGGACTGATATCATTGAATCTAAATAATAGCAGACTGAAGAAAACATAGTTCAAACTCTCTTTGAGGTCGGTGAGAATGTGGAGATTGCATCTGGTCGAAAATGGTATCCAGGAAATGTGTTGAAGAAAGATATACGTAATGGAGTTGAGATGGTGCAGGTTGAGTACTCAACACTGTTTCAGGACAAAAATAAAAAGATAAAGAGACTTCAGGAAAGTGTATACAGTGACAGAATCCGTCCTCAACCACCATCTGAGAAACCTGAAGAGACGAAAAGTTTGGAACTGATGGATAACGTGGAGGCATACCACAATGACGGCTGGTGCAATGCTAGAAGAGTTTGTTTTGTGTTCTTATAGATTATCATTGTTACATTAGCATCATATAAACTATAAACTATTGATTTCTTGAGTTCTTTCTTAAGTACACACAAGCTAAGCTTATGTGATGATTCCATTTACTCTCTTTCTCTTATTAGCTGCACAATATTAACCTTTTCTATTGATGTTATGCAAAGTGAGACTGTGATGAGTTTGCTTGTAAAACTTGTGTTTTTTTTTCTTTTATTTTCTGGATGGAGTTCCATAGTTATAGGACAGCCTTACAGAAAATTCGATACTAAAAAAATTGAACTTTTTTGGCTTGGTGACGCATGACAGGAACATGATGAGAGATTCAATACCTGAATTACTAGCTCTGCCTAAACTCAAGCATCCTGTTGGATCAGAGCCAAAGCCAAAAGTGACAATATTATCAAGCCAGAAGAGTTTGACAGAATCTGAAGGACGTTTATGGGACCTGTTATCAAGCTGTTGAGAGGACTTTAAAAGATGTGAAATTTTTGGAAGGTTTTGAACATGTTCTGGAATGCCTTCCTGATTGTTTTTGCAGGAGCCATTGGATGGATCACACACATCTCCACTGTCTCAACAGGTTGAGACTCAGGTTTATTCTTGAGTTTGTTGTCCAGCGTTTGAAAGGTCCTTGGAATTTGGGTGATATTATACTGTCTGAAAACTATGTGTGTGAGATGAGCTAGAAGAGTTTGTTTTGTGTTCTTATAGATTATCATTGTTACATTAGCATCGTATAAATTATAAACTATTGTTTTCTTGAGTTTTTTTTAAGTACATACAAGCTAAGCTTATGCGATGATTCCATTTACTCTCTTTCTCTTATTAGCTGCGCAAAAGTAACCTTTTCTATTGATGCTATGCAAAGTGAGACTGTGATGAGTTTGCTTGTGAAAACTTGTGTGTGTTTTTTTCTTTTAGTTTCTGGAAGGACTTCCATAGTTTCAGGACTACCTTCCAGAAAATTCGATACTAGAAAATTTGAACTTTTTTTTGGCTTGGTAACGCAGGACATGAACATGATGAGAGATTCAATACCTGAATTACTAGCTCTGCCTGAACTCAAGTATCCTATTGGATCAGAGCCAAAACTAAAAGTGACAATAAACCAATACTCGACCGCTGCTTATATCAAGACTGGTCCACCTATTATCAAGCCTGAAGAGTTTGACAGAATCTGAAGGACGTTTATGGGACCTGTTATCAAGCTGCTGAGATTTAAAAGATGTGCAATTTTTGGAAGATTTTGAACATGTTCTGGAATGCCTTCCTGATTGTTTTTACAGGAGCCATTGGATGGATCACACGCATCTCCACTATCTCAACAGGTTGAGACTCAGGTTTATTCTCCTAACTCGACACAACATGTATGTGCTAAAGAGACTGTTTTAACAATTTGTGTGTTTTGAGACAATGTTTGGAAGCTCATGTGCATATTCATGATGATCTTCCTATTTTTTTTTTTGCAGGTTGAGAAAGAGCCATCGAATCAGGCACATGCTGCTCAAACCCAATTTTTCTCCACTAATGTGACACAACAGGTAAAAAGCTCAGAAAAACTTGTTTACATTTTGACCTTTCACATAATTTTTGGAAGGTTTTGAACATGTTCTGGAATGTCTTCCTGATGGTTTTTGCAGGAGCCATTGAATGAATCACACCTGCATCTCCATTGTCTCAACAGATTGAAACTCAGGTTTATTCTCTTAACTCGGCACAACACGTATGTGCTCAAAGTACTGTTTTAACAGTTTGTATGTTTAGAAGCAATGTTTGGAAGCTGTTGTACATATTCATGATGGCCTTCCTGATTTTTTGCAGATTGAGAAAGAGCAATTGAATGAGGCACCTGATGTTCATACTCGAGTTTTTTCACCAAATGTGACACAATATGTATATGCTCAAATGAACTTTTTAAAAATTTGGAGTAAACTTTAGTACATATAAAGGCCTTTCTGAGTTTTGCAGAAAGAAATAGAGCCATCATTGGATGAGATGCCATCCAATCCTATTCAAGAGAAGAAAACCTTGACGATAAGGTAATATTTATCCTTGAAACTATAATTGAATTTTGGAAGAATAACTATTGGTATTTATATCATTGTGAACATGTTATACAAATCTTAACACACAACCGACATGTTCCATCAAATGCTCTAATCTTGCCGATGAAACTTTTGAGCTGGCGAGTATTTCCTCTGGAGATTGGGGGAAAACCTACAACAATACTCTTCAAGTCCAACGAAATCCCATAACTCAAACTTATTTCTTCTTCTTTAATACTGAAATCTTCGGAGACAATCTTCATCAAATCTTTGTACTGAAGATCTTCTTCTATGGAAATGAAAAATGCATTCTTATTCGTATCAACATTAAACTCCCACTGGAGAGATTATTTTGAGCTCCATTGTCTACAAACACAAAAAACTTCAGCCATAATCTGTTATAAAAATCACAAGAAAAACTCAAAAATATGTTAAAAAGTTGTTTATACAACTATTTCAATCAAAGAGAACAACAATAAAATACTATTTCAGATTAATTGCCTCTTAGAAGAAGCTAATAACATCATTACATATCAAACGAAAAGCTTCAAACAATCTGATAATAAAGTTTGCTAATGTCAATGTATCATAGATTAAGGATTTCGTAACTGAGCTAAAATATAAACAAATTGTCACAACCTTAAAGCTTAACAGCCCGATTCACAAGAAGACAACTCCAAACATCAAATTGAGAATTGAAAAAGTAACATTGATATGAGATACCTTTAATACGATGAAATCAAAAGTATAATTGAGACAGCGGAGCAACGATTGAATCTGAGGAAAACAAAAGAAGATGATGACGGCAGAGATAATGGCGGAGGAGATGACCGACAACGGAGATAATGGCGATGGATATGAGTTACGCCGGAGATGATGATGTCGGGGATGAAAGACGACATCGAGAGTCGGAGAGACGACGCCGAGAGTCAGAGACGACGTCGATTTTGAAATCCTGATTTCAATTTTTTGTTTTATTTTAATTAATGAGAGAGGAGGAAAGGGACATAAGGGTAAATGATCCCATTAAATGAAACTCATTTTTGTGACTTTGGGCTTTGAGTGCTAGCTTGGGAAGAGAAACTTAGTTTGTGGCTATATAGGGCCATTTCTCAATCAAAATCTACACATTACTATAAATCTAAAAACCCGTAAAAACTGAGTTCTACAGATTTACTGTAAATCTAAAACCTGTAGAAATCAAAATCTACACATTTCTATAAATCTAAAAAACCTGTAGAAACCGAGTTCTACAAATTTACTCTACTCTGCGGATAAGAATAATCAGTTCTGAAAAATATGGGAAGAAAATATTTGGAAATATTCAGTTTACATATATGAAAAAAATCAACTTTTTAGAAGAAAAAAAAAATCTTGGCAAGCCTTCTTCTCACGCCATCTTCTATATTCTATTGATTGTTCACAAAATTTTCACAAAAATTTCACATTGTTTTGGGAATTGGTTGTAGCTTCAGACTGGGGTTTTAATGTTGATGAAAAGAAAGGGGGAAGGTTACAGAAAATCGTTATAGAGGATTTTGGTTTTGAAGAAACGAATGCCGATTTGGAGTTGAGTTATCTACCTATTGGGTTGATCAATTCATCGGAATGTCCACCGGTGATCATTGGAAACTCACAACAAGTTCAAAGTTTTCTAGGGTTTTGTAAGAAGCATCAGTCAACTCGATTGTGTGTTAGCTCTAAAGCAAAGCAAGGGAATCCAAATAAGGTCGACATTGATCTTAAGCTGCCAACTGATGCAAGTACTCATGAAGAGGAGGAGCGAAATCCTTGTGACATTGGGGGCACTTCAAGTAATTTTAAGGTAAGCATAATGAGAAGAAGAAATGGAAGATGAAGCAAGGCGAGGTTGATGGAGATGATTATAATGCTGACAAGCATAACGAGAAGAAGAAAGGAAAGATGAAGCAAGACGAGGTTGATGGAGATGAATATGATGCTAATAACATCAACTCTGAAAAAGAAAACAAAGAAAAATTGGCAAAGAGTCCGTTGGTCGAATTGGTTAAGATAGGAGATCTTTTCCTCAACAAAACAGTTTTGAAAGCAAGGTTTGAGTTATGTGCAATGAAGCATAACTTTCACTACACAGTTACCGAATCTAATAAATCAGTTTGGTGTATTAGATGCGCTGATAAGGTGTTCTTTTGGGGGTGTTCGAGCAGAGTGTTTGAATGGCTCCACATATATTATTACTAAGAAGTATATCGGTGAACATTCATGCGCACCTTCAAGCAAAACCAGTGCCGGTAAGACAGCTTCAGCAAAAATGATATGCGGTCTGATCATGCATAAATATGAAGGTACCAAAGAAGAGCCTAAGGCAAAATATATTGTATAGATTATGCGTAATGATTATGGATGTGAGATCTCTGATTCTTTAGCAAGGGATTCCCGTGAGTATGCAGTCAATGCTGTTAGAGGTATTCCACAGGAAAGTTATGGGATAATACAAAAATGCTTGCACATGCTGCAAGAGGCCAATCCGGGTACACATTCCTCTTATTAAACTGAAGTCAGTAGTAGATTTCGGTATTTTTTATAGCATTTGGTCAATCGATTAGAAGCTTTAGCAAACTCACGAGGCTTGTCATTGTTATTTATGAATCATTCTTGAAGAGTAAATTCAAAGGGGTGCTACTGGTTGCAACTGCTTTATATGGAAATTCAAATTCAAATTCAAGACTCTGAGAATGATAAGTCTTGGGAATGGTTTATGAGAAAACTAAAAGTTGTTGTTGATGATAATGGCTTGGCTTTTATTTCGGATAGACAAAGGTCTATAGCGAAGGCACTGGAGAACGTGTATCCGCTAGCGAGACATGGTATTTGTATTCATCATTTGCTGAATAATGTGGTATCACAATTCAAGGGGAGGGGATTATCTGGGTTGATTTCTAAGGCTTCAAAGGCTTACAGTGTGGCTGATTTCAAGAAGACGTTTGCTCATGTTTGCAATATCAGTCCAGAAATTGGAAATTATCTTATTGACGCGGATGTCAAAAAGTGGGCTAGATGTCAATTTCTTGGATACAAGTATGACATTAGGACAAAAAGTCCTGCTGAGTCGATAAATTATGCGTTGCATTCGATGAGAGAGTTTCCCGTAATTCATTTGTTGGACAGTATTAGAGAAATGCTGACATGCTTGTTTTTTAAGCGTAAGAAGTTGATTTTGAAGTATACCCATCCTTTGACCATAGATGTGGAGGAAAAGATAGATGGGAGAATTGAAAAGGGGAAAACTTTTGTAGTTTATCTTGTAAACGATTGCCAGCTGCTTGTTAAAGGCGATACAATTGAATGCTTTGTTGATTTGGACAAATGGACTTGTTCTTGTGGGAAGTATGACCTCTTGAAGATCCCTTGTAGACACGCAATAAAAGCCGGTTTCTTTGTTGGCAGAGAACCACATAGATTGACTGATTTTCTGTATACCACGGGAGCTTGGAGAGAAGCTTATCAAGAAAGCATAAATCCCATTGCTGTGTCCTCAAGATGGTTGATCTGTCCCACAAGTGCTACCGCCTGAGACAAGAAGATCTCTTGGAAGAAAAATAAAATGAAGATATGAAACTGTTCAAGACAAATTTCGATCATCATAAGGATCAAAGGGGGTCAGCTTAGCGATTGCAGTAGATGTGGTGTTGGTGGTCACAATAGAGCAACTTGCAAGATGGCAATATAGTCGATTTGTTTGATGTGGTTTTCACAACTTTATTTCAGTTTTTAAGTCTACATTTGCTGGATTTCTAGTAACTTTGTTTCAGTTTAGCGCAACTTTGTTTCATTTTCTTTGTTTGAGTTTTTCAGATTACAAGAATGATTTCTAGTTACTTTGTTTCATGTTTTATGCAATTTTGTTTAACTTTCACGATGATAGTGACATAGTACATCGCCTACAATTGTCTATACATCATCCTTGAACCAGAAAAACGATTTCCTTCGTAATCTTATTCAAGTAGTAAAGAAAACTTGGTTACATGATCATTGAAAGTAAGAATACGACATATGCAGAAAAAAAAATCAGGTATTAAGAAAACTTGGTTACATAATCATTAAAAGTTAGAATACAAACTGAGTCGATAAGAACATGAAAATAACTCGGAATGAGAATTAGACATACGCAGAAAATAAAAAAACGTATATTACAATGAAAAGATAAAATTCATACTGATCAGTGGTGGTCTTCATCTGATGGTTCATCTACTGTGTCATCAGTTGACTGGAAGGGAACTTTGATTCGCCCTGCCAGCAGTGTAGTATCAGTGTCCATGCGTCCAGCAACATCAGGAATGTCTCCAATCATACCAGCAGGCTCTGAAGTCTATGGAGCGCGGCAGCAGGAAGGAGGAGGTGGACATCTAGTCTTTGCAAGTGCACCCCACACAGTCTGCATTATTGTCGTAAGCTTGAACCGTGTATCCGCAGTCCAGGTGAACTGATGCTGCTGTGTACCATCGAACGGTGGTGCTCGAGAATCATACTGACCAGTATATGCTGGTAACAAATACTCCACAGAGGGGTCTGGAGTATGATCCACTGAGATACCATGAATGGTGTCCTCCTCACGTTGCCTCTGAGCAGGACCAGAAGAAGAAGAACCACAACGACGTTTTGGAGCTGGTGTAGGAGGGCGTGTAAAGAACCTTAGCAGGAGGCATGAACTGCATATTCTCCACCGAGGTCAGAGACGTAATGGCGAATTGTGGAAGCTGGCAATGAAGGATGGTCCTGTCAGAAATGGTAAAACGGTAAATTTTACCAGGATAGAGGGTCCTGGTGTTCTGGAGGAACTGGACATCAAATCTGTCAAACGTATCCACACAATGAGTCTTCGAAAGATCTATATTATGGTGCTTGAAGATCCGAGTAAGTAGACTGCCAATAGACTTCTCTAAATGCGTCTTGTTAAGAGGACGAAGACAACATCTGAGTAAACAATGCTCCCATATTTACCGAAAGCTCTGCTGGAGGTTCATCTATAACGCCATACAATGAGCAAACAATGCTCCCATGTTTTCTTTTATTTTAATCACTTTAATTATTTATTATATTTTAATATTTAACGATTGTTTTGTTAATTGTAATTTCAAATTTATAATTGAAATTAAAAGAATTATTGCTATTTTAAAAGTAATTAGTCTATGAAACATAAAGTATATGAGATCAGTCCAATGAGACATAATTACCATTTTTTTGGTGTAAAAAACAATTTTTTTAAAAAATTAAGTGTAACTGAAACAAAATAGAAAAAATTGCCAAAATGAAACAAAAAAACAACGTAATTGTTATGTTTTGGCAATTTTCCCAACAAAATGAGGCGTACAGTAAAATGTGTGTCGCACCATAAGAACGCTGAAGTCATAACTTTTTGAAATTAAGTTGGACTCGATCTTATTCTACCCTATGATATTACCAAATTTTGACGTTTATACAAACTATACACCCCAACATGTCGCCTAACAACTTAATGCAATACCTAAATAATTCAGCTAAATATATAAATATTTTTAAATTAAAATAAATAAATAAATAAAGATATTCATACAGATTTTGTAAAGATTTCAATCTTATAAATTTTATTATACATTAAAAAAATATAAATATGCATATTTATAAAATATTTAAACTTTATGAAATTTAAATAATTAAACATTTTTAATTATTAGAAAATAATTACATACATTAATAATCTAATTTGACTTATATACACAATATAAATTTATATCATTATTATATTTAAATTAAATAACAAATATTTTTTAATAACTTAATCTATTTATCAATTAGTAAATTATAAAATTATATTAAAGTACTTATTCACACAAATAAAAAACAATTCCTATATTTTACAATATACTTTCATTTATAAAAATATTAGAAAGTAAATTAAATCAAAGATAATTAATTATAGTTTAAAAATACATTTTTAATAAAATATTTAAAATATATTCTGTTAAACGTATTTTTAGGTAAATCTGTCTTATATTAATATGAACTTTTTTTTTTGAACAAAATATTAATATGAACTAACTACTGTTTTACTATAGTGAAATTGTGAGATTATTCACGCTACTATGGGATCGTCTTGCACTTATTTAACTGTCTTCTTATCAAAACTTCTTTTTTTTTTTTTTTTGACAAAGGGCTTGTCTTCTTATCAAAACTTATATAATGATTTTGTTGTGCAATCAGAAACTATCTCCAACATATATCATACTCGAATGAGATCTTTTCTATGGTAAAACATATAAATTGTGACTGTGTTGGAGACTATCTCATATACACAGCCTGCATATACATGTCTAATGCATGTAACGTCTTCTCGCAGTCATTGCAATATAGTGACCTTATATTTTAATCTTATAAAATATATAATTGAACTCATGTTTTTTAAAATTTTCATAAATAGTTTTTCATATAAGATTCTATGATACAACAAAAAATGTTGTGACTTTATTTGATAAAAAGAAAATACTAAATGTTAATTGATATTGTTTGGTTTAATTATACGGTTAATTAAATTATAATAAGTATATGAAAAGAAATCTGTATGGAACTACATTAGCAGTGTTCAACTATGAAATGATGTTTTTTATTTATTGAAATATAATTTCACGTTCAAAATAAAATCTAATGCATCTCATCAGTTATTTTCAATAACATTCCCCTTAGTTTTTGTTGAGCATTAAATGTTAATACGAATATGGAAATCAAGATAGTCGGTCAAACTCTCTCTGACACGTTTCCCAATGCTCAACTGTTGGAATGTTCCTGTTCTCGATTCCGGCAAGAAACCACCGGAGTTTGCCGCTGGCGAACCTCCCCCCTCCCCTTTTCCACCCGATCCGCCTGACCCCTCTTCCCCTCTCTCCCCTGTAAACTTTCCTCCCTTATCTTCTCAGCCATCAACTGCTCCTAAGCGTTCTCAACGTAAAGGTCCTGTCTCCTCTCCTGCCTCAGCTGTAAATCCTACTCTGAGTGCTTCAACTACCATGAAAGAGTCTGGTTCTGTCTCTTTCAATGGATCTGTAGACCCTCTAATGTCTGCAAAAACTGGTTTTCCCCAAAGATCTGCAACCTTACCTGAAACCCTAACTGAAACAGTAAAACCCTCCCCTGTTCATGTACCCTCTACTGCCTCCCTTATTCATACTGATATCCAAACTAGCCCAAATACTGACCCACCATTCACTACTCTACCACCAAAACACACCTCCCCTATCTCCACAAATCAAGCCTCCTCCTCCTCTCCTGCAATTCTCCAAACTCCTTCCCTTCCCCCCTCTAGGCCCTTTCAGGTACCTCAGCGTAGTGCTGCTCCTTCCCTGGTAGAGAAACTTAGAGCTGCAGAAGATAAGTCACTTAAGAGGCTTGCACCTGTCTCTTTTTCTCCAACAGGTCGACCTCGGGTGATTATCCCTGATTCTGTATTTGAAAAAGGAGCTGAACTCCACAAAGATTTTATCATTTGTTATTATAATGGTAAAACTCCACCTTTTAACCAAATACAGAGTGTCTTCAACCACCTGTGGGGCAAAGGAAAAAGGCTTGAGATTCACAATAACCCACTCAACCGAACTACCATAGTCAGGATCCAAAGCGAGTACCTGAGGCAAAAGATTCTTGAGAAATGTGTTTGGTATGTGGGTGACACCATGTTTCATACTGCTCAATGGTCATCAGTTCAATCTCTCACTGCTCCTCCAATTAAAGCCATAAGGATATGGGCGCACCTAACAGGCGTACCCCTCGATCTCAGGCATCTAGAAGGTCTGAGTTGGGTCGCTGGACTTGTTGGTGATCCAAAAGAAACCGATGACTTCACCAAAAACATGGTCAGCTTAACACTCTCCCATGTGAAGGTGGAAGTTGATCTAACTCAACCCCTGCCATCTGTAGTGGAAGTTGCAGTGAATTATCCCTGGGTGCCTCCCACCTGTGCGCATTGCAAAGAGCTGGGCCATATTATGAAGAATTGCCTCCATTACTCTCCACCTGAAAAAGAGACTGCTAAAGAATCAGGCCCTGGCACTAACTCTGCAATACCAAAATCTGCGAAGAAGAAAAATGCCAAGATTTACCAACCTGTCAATAAACCTGTGGTTCGATGTGACTCCCAACCTTCTGTGGCTGAGCAAGTGGGCCTCTCTGGTCCCCCCACTGCTCCTCTGCCTTCCTTTTCCCCTCCTCCTACTGCCACTCCTGCTCATAACCCTCCCCCTGTTACCCCTTTTCCTATGGAGGTCTCTTTCTCGTCCCCTGACCCTACTCCTCGACCCTCCCTTAAGCGTTCCAGATCCTCCCCTACCCTATCCTCCCCTCCTCCCTCTTCCTCTAACCCAAACCCCTTTCTCAATCATGTACCAAGTTTTTCCACCCTATGTAATACCCCCTTGTCGAACTCTTTTTCAATCCTAAATTCTTTAATACCTTCTACTTCGTTTTCCTCCTTACCCCCTGTATCGGACCCCCTTATCCCCCCTCACTCTCCCAATTTTTTGGCTACTAAGGATTTTCCAGGCTCTGGTGATCCTCCTGTCCCTTCCCTATGAGTACAAAGCTCTTTTTTGGAATGTCCGGGGTATAAATGAACCGGATAAACACAGGCCTTTTGTTAGTTGGCTTCAATGCCATAAGCCTCTGTTCGGAACTATATTAGAATCCCATATAAAAGAACATTTTCTGAACCCCCTTTTGTTAAAAGTATGCCCAGGCAGGTCCTACTACTCAAACCACTCCTCTGATCCTGATGGGCACATCATTCTTATCTGGAAAGACCCTATTAAAGTCAGTATACTCTCCCAATCCCGGCAGTGTATAAACTGTATGCTNNNNNNNNNNNNNNNNNNNNNNNNNNNNNNNNNNNNNNNNNNNNNNNNNNNNNNNNNNNNNNNNNNNNNNNNNNNN
This genomic interval from Brassica oleracea var. oleracea cultivar TO1000 chromosome C2, BOL, whole genome shotgun sequence contains the following:
- the LOC106324135 gene encoding proline-rich protein 36-like; its protein translation is MLNCWNVPVLDSGKKPPEFAAGEPPPSPFPPDPPDPSSPLSPVNFPPLSSQPSTAPKRSQRKGPVSSPASAVNPTLSASTTMKESGSVSFNGSVDPLMSAKTGFPQRSATLPETLTETVKPSPVHVPSTASLIHTDIQTSPNTDPPFTTLPPKHTSPISTNQASSSSPAILQTPSLPPSRPFQVPQRSAAPSLVEKLRAAEDKSLKRLAPVSFSPTGRPRVIIPDSVFEKGAELHKDFIICYYNGKTPPFNQIQSVFNHLWGKGKRLEIHNNPLNRTTIVRIQSEYLRQKILEKCVWYVGDTMFHTAQWSSVQSLTAPPIKAIRIWAHLTGVPLDLRHLEGLSWVAGLVGDPKETDDFTKNMVSLTLSHVKVEVDLTQPLPSVVEVAVNYPWVPPTCAHCKELGHIMKNCLHYSPPEKETAKESGPGTNSAIPKSAKKKNAKIYQPVNKPVVRCDSQPSVAEQVGLSGPPTAPLPSFSPPPTATPAHNPPPVTPFPMEVSFSSPDPTPRPSLKRSRSSPTLSSPPPSSSNPNPFLNHVPSFSTLCNTPLSNSFSILNSLIPSTSFSSLPPVSDPLIPPHSPNFLATKDFPGSGDPPVPSL